The Candidatus Desulfofervidus auxilii DNA segment AAACCTTTGGCAAAATCTCCAGAAGTTAATAATACCTGATCACGCACAAAACCCAAAGGCAAGTTTATCTTTGAAATATGTTCATATAATAAACTCAATATTTGATCTTTAGGAAAAGCAATCGCCTCTATTTCTTTAAAAATCCTTTCTTCTCCTCCAATTCTTCTCCTATCCAGAAAAGCACAAATTTTATCTACTTCTTTATTTTCTAGCCACTTTTTAAAATGAATATTAAGTTTCTCAACAGAATTCAAAAAAACACTATCTTTGTGAGCAGTAAAACCCGACTTTTTAAATACTTCCCTAAACTGGTTTATAGAAAAATCCCCTTTATATATCAAACAGAGTTTTAAGGGTAATAACCAACTTTGCTCCATCCGTCCTAGTTCTCCTAATCCCATTAAACAACAGGAAGAACATTTTAAAGAAGAAAAAAGTCTACATAAGATGCGGTCAACAAACTCCGAAGTGAGTTTCCTAATTACCATGGGGCTTGCACCTTCATTAAATAATACCTTAATTACTTTATCTATGTTGGTAATTAACTCAGCCAGCCCTGCAATGGCATTTTTTCTCTCTATCTCAGTAACAAAACTAATGAGATTTACCCCTTGAAGAAGGATTAAATCATGTAAGGAAATTACGCCAATTAAACGTCTGTTATCTAAAACACAGAGATGATGGCAATTATATTTAGCCATTTGTAAAAGAGCTTCAAAATAAGAGGCTTCTTTATCAACTCCCACTATAGAAGTGGTCATAATGTGGCTTATAGGTTTTTTAAAATCAAGGTTTCTAGCAACTACTTTTTGGGTCAAATCTGTTTTTGTCACAATTCCTAAAGGTTTGTTACCTTCATCAATGACCACAATGGAACCCACTTTGTATTTTGCCATCTGTTGGGCAGCAGCAATAATAGAAGTTTCTTTATTGCAGGTTACAGGAGGTTGCTTTATAAGGTCACTCAATTTTACAGTAAGGTGAGACACCAAAGGCTTTTGTTTTCTCAATTGGTGCGCTAGTGGCTTAATTCGGGTCTCAAAATGTTCTTTAAAAATAGAATATTTATCACAGAGTTTTAAAAAAGTTCCTTTAGGAATTAGATAACATACCACATCTTCTATAGCCATGGCCTTGTATCCCTTTTCTCCTTTTATAAGGTTGATACCACCTATGTAATCTCCCTCACTTCTGTATTCCACTCTTTCTCTTTCAATTTTTACGATGCCTGAATAAATTAAATAGAGAAATGAAATTAAAGAAGTTTCCTCCAAAATTGCAGTCCCTTTAGGATAATATTCTATTAAAATCTCTTTTGCCACTTCTTTTATTACTGATTTAGGGAGAAGATTAAAAGGAACCACGGTAACCAAAAATTCTTCAATACGCTGAAGGGGAAGGCTTAAACTCGCTACTCGATGTGGCAAACAAATCTCCTTTTAAACTTTAGCTATTCTTACTAAATCCTTTAGGGTCATATTTTTATCTTCTGCTTCCGTTAATAATTTCTGAAAGAGCATGGCTGTACCTAGCACATCCCCAATAACACTATGTCTATCAAACAAAGGGACTCCTAACTCTTTAGCTACCGCATCCAGTGAAAGGTCATGATTTTGGGGCTCAAGACTATAATTGGCATATGGTTTTTTAATAAAGAGAAATAACTTTAAAACATCAAGAGTAATATTAGGCAACCGAATTCCAAAATAATTTTCCATCTCTTTGTTAATAAACATCAAATCAAAACCTGCTTGATAACCCACAAGTATATCTTGGCCACAGTATTCAATAAATTTTATCAAAATTTCATCTGCTTTGGGTCTATCTTCTACCATGGAAGGAGTAATCCCGTGCACAAAAATAGATGGGGCTGGGATTTCCGCTCTAGGTTGAATTAACTCATAAAACATATCTGAAAGCACTACCCTTCCTTTGGTGATACCTAACGCCCCTATAGCTACAAGTTCTGCTTCTTTCTTCAAACCAGTAGTTTCTGTATCAAACACTACAAATCTAGGGGTTTTAATCCCTATATTAAGCTTTGGAGGTATTGTTTCTAAAATCTCCTTAATATGTAAAGGTAGGCGTCTTTTTGGTTTTTTCTTGGTAAATCTTTTTTTAAAGATTGTCCAAAATGACATGACTTTCCTTTTTAAATTATTGGTGAAAGATAAAATTTCTCCCGCAAAACAGCCTGAAATCTATTAATTGCCTTTAGTGCTCCTTTTAGAAAGCCGTATTCCAATGAACTTAACTCTCTCAGGTCTATTATATTATCAGGAATTCCCTCTCTTCCCACACATTTCAGCTGATGCTGTAGCCGGATGCGCATCAAAAAATCAAAAGCTCCAAGTAAATCTTGGGCATCCTGCTCACTAATTACTCCTTTTTCTTTAAGTTTATTTAAACGCTGCCAAGTATTTTTATCTTCTATGTCTTCCATTAAGGCATAAAGCCGGATGCCATTAACAATTGCAGAAATTCCATAAAGCTTGATATTAAGCAAATTTCTTCCTCCACTTGCCCTTTGAGCAGCAAACCACTCTAAAAAATTGCTTGGGGCATTGATTAGGGCAGTTTGGGCTAAATTCCTAAATATCCCACGCCAGCTTTTTATAGTCTTGACAAAAATGTGATATAAATCCTTTGCTAAGGAAAAATTTCCCCATATTGGTCTCAAATCTGCTATCACTGTTAACCATATAACTGTATTTTCATTCTGATTAATTATCCATTTCTTTAATGCTTTTTCCCATGAAGAGATAGAACGGCACCAGTTAGGCTGATTGGCCATTATCCCTCCTGAGCAAATAGGGTAACCACACTGAAGAAGATAATTTACTGCTTTATCCCCAAAAGAATTAGCTATCTCAATAGGAATATTGCTAAAGACTATTCCGTTATCTTGGTCTGTAATTAAAGTTTGCTCTCTACGCCCTTCACTGCCAAATACTAGCCAACAAAGATGCCCTGATAAATCTTTTATACCTTTTTCTTGAATAAGAGATGAGGTAGTTAATTCTAAAATTTTTCTAATAATATGGTCATGAATTTCAGTAATTAATAAACATAAATGATACATACTTAACCCTGATCTAAGCAAAGAAGCTGCTACCTGCGATGTTTGTTTAAATAGAAAACTTAAACCTTCTAGTGAATTTTGTTCCCCAATTTCCCTAATAAAGGCAATGGGATGAGGAGTGCTCAATAACATCAAGTCATGACTGGAGATCACACCTTTAATTCTTCTTGTTTCATTCACAACAGGCAGGTGGTGAATATCATTTTTCATCATAATCCGTAATGCCTCAAAGGCAATTGTCTCAGTAGAAATAGTTACCACTGGTTTGGACATAATGCTTTCAACAGGTATCTCAGTGCCTAAATTATGGGCCAGAACTTTATTCCGTAAGTCCTTATCAGTGACAATACCCAAAGGAATCTCCTGCTCATCCACCACCACCACAGAACCTATTTTGTTTTTCACCATCATTGAAACTACTTCATGAACCTTTATATCAGCCTTACATATTACAGGTGGACGGGAAACAAGTGAAATTACAGATGAGTTCAAAAGATCCAGATTATGCATCTAAGAATTTTAAAGGGTCTTACCTTTAAAGGCAAGACCCTTCTAGACTAACCAAACGCTCCTGCGCCTAGTAAAAAGATAAATATAATAGTAAAGGCTAAAACCAAAATTAAGGTAATATCTTCCCCTTTCATATTCTCCTCCTACTTGCTTTTAGTAGGCAATACCTTAGCTACACCTACCGGGGCCTTTATCTCTTCTATAACAATATTCTTTTCTACTTCAGCCCGCTGAATCTGTTCATCTGTTATATATGACAACCCTGCCTTAAAGCAAAGTG contains these protein-coding regions:
- a CDS encoding CBS domain-containing protein, whose translation is MPHRVASLSLPLQRIEEFLVTVVPFNLLPKSVIKEVAKEILIEYYPKGTAILEETSLISFLYLIYSGIVKIERERVEYRSEGDYIGGINLIKGEKGYKAMAIEDVVCYLIPKGTFLKLCDKYSIFKEHFETRIKPLAHQLRKQKPLVSHLTVKLSDLIKQPPVTCNKETSIIAAAQQMAKYKVGSIVVIDEGNKPLGIVTKTDLTQKVVARNLDFKKPISHIMTTSIVGVDKEASYFEALLQMAKYNCHHLCVLDNRRLIGVISLHDLILLQGVNLISFVTEIERKNAIAGLAELITNIDKVIKVLFNEGASPMVIRKLTSEFVDRILCRLFSSLKCSSCCLMGLGELGRMEQSWLLPLKLCLIYKGDFSINQFREVFKKSGFTAHKDSVFLNSVEKLNIHFKKWLENKEVDKICAFLDRRRIGGEERIFKEIEAIAFPKDQILSLLYEHISKINLPLGFVRDQVLLTSGDFAKGLNLTEISEMVVHGVRFLSFLKEIRETNTFDRLDVLREKKILSEEKVTEFKEIYNFLNHFRIKFEAEWLDPGIFSNQEKILLEDCLRSLKKFKDFLAKAY
- a CDS encoding PolC-type DNA polymerase III, coding for MSFWTIFKKRFTKKKPKRRLPLHIKEILETIPPKLNIGIKTPRFVVFDTETTGLKKEAELVAIGALGITKGRVVLSDMFYELIQPRAEIPAPSIFVHGITPSMVEDRPKADEILIKFIEYCGQDILVGYQAGFDLMFINKEMENYFGIRLPNITLDVLKLFLFIKKPYANYSLEPQNHDLSLDAVAKELGVPLFDRHSVIGDVLGTAMLFQKLLTEAEDKNMTLKDLVRIAKV
- a CDS encoding DUF294 nucleotidyltransferase-like domain-containing protein; this translates as MHNLDLLNSSVISLVSRPPVICKADIKVHEVVSMMVKNKIGSVVVVDEQEIPLGIVTDKDLRNKVLAHNLGTEIPVESIMSKPVVTISTETIAFEALRIMMKNDIHHLPVVNETRRIKGVISSHDLMLLSTPHPIAFIREIGEQNSLEGLSFLFKQTSQVAASLLRSGLSMYHLCLLITEIHDHIIRKILELTTSSLIQEKGIKDLSGHLCWLVFGSEGRREQTLITDQDNGIVFSNIPIEIANSFGDKAVNYLLQCGYPICSGGIMANQPNWCRSISSWEKALKKWIINQNENTVIWLTVIADLRPIWGNFSLAKDLYHIFVKTIKSWRGIFRNLAQTALINAPSNFLEWFAAQRASGGRNLLNIKLYGISAIVNGIRLYALMEDIEDKNTWQRLNKLKEKGVISEQDAQDLLGAFDFLMRIRLQHQLKCVGREGIPDNIIDLRELSSLEYGFLKGALKAINRFQAVLREKFYLSPII